Below is a genomic region from Deltaproteobacteria bacterium.
GCTGGGTGACATTGTTCATTCCACTCCAACAGTGGTGGGGCGTCCAGCAGAAAATTATGATTTGCTCTACAGGGATGACACCTATCGGGTCTTTTATTCCAAATACAGGAGAAGACGGAGCGTAGTTTATGTGGGCGGCAATGACGGCATGCTGCATGCCTTCAACGGGGGCTTCTATGATGCCTTCAACAGGCGGTTCGACCTGAAGAGTCCTGGCTGCACCGCTGCCAACTGTGAGACTGAATTTCCCCTGGGCACTGAAATGTGGGCCTATGTGCCCTTGAACCTGCTGCCGCATCTCTACTGGTTGACTGACCCCAACTATGCCCATATTTACTACGTGGATCTCAAGCCGCGGATCTTTGATGCCAAGATCTTCAATTACAACACCTCGGATCCTGCAAATGACAAGCACCCATACGGCTGGGGAACCATTCTTGTAGGCGGCATGAGACTGGGCGGCGGCATGATCGGCACGGACAAAGACCACGACGGCACCTTTGACGCGACTACGGACGTAACAATGCAATCAGCCTATTTCGTTCTCGATATCACTGATCCGGAGTCACCCCCCCAGGTCCTGGCTGAAATTACTTTCGATGGTCTCGGCTTCACGACCAGCTATCCAACAGTGGCGGTCATGAAAAGCACCACAGATCCAGCCACTCCCAATAAATGGTATCTGGTTCTCGGCTCAGGACCCATCGGTGCCTCAGGTCCTGGTAGTACTGCACTCGAATATGTAAGCAGCGCTCAGCATGGCAGGATCTACATGATAGACCTTGGAGAGTTGGCCCAGAATCGTGTGCTCAAGGATCAATCAGGTGCAGTTCATGCGGTGGGCGGAACTCCCTTTCAGGTTCTTCCCGACAATAACTCCTATATCTCCGATCTGGTATCGGTAGACCTGGATCTCGACTACAAGACGGATGTTATCTACTATGGAACGGTTGCTGAGTCCGGATCCAGTTGGGTAGGCAAGCTGCGCAGGATAGTACTGGCTGACGACACTGACCCGGGTAACTGGACGGGGAACAGCACCCTCATCGATGTGGGCCAACCAGTGAGCGCAGCGCCTGCCGTAGCGCGAGATGGCGAAGGCCACGTCTGGGTCTATTTTGGTACTGGACGCTTCATGAATCGGGATGACGTTGATGACACTTCCCAGCAATCCTACTATGGCATCAAGGAACCCTGGGACAATGATACTGATAAGAATCCCACCTGGGCTACTGTTCTCACCTCAAACCTTGCCGACATGACCGGCGGGGAAGTGTTCGAAGGCGGCAACAAAGTGGACAATCTAGCCCTGGCCGATTTCGACGAAAATAGCAATGGTACAGTGAGCTTCTACGAGGTAATTGACACAGTTGCCGCCAAGGATGGTTGGATGCTCGATTTCTCGGGCGGCAAGGAGAGAAACCTTGGCCAGGCAGCCCTGGTTGGAGACATTGTCACCTTTACTACCTACCTCCCTGATGCGGATCCTTGTGAATTCGAAGGACAGAGTTACCTTTACGCTCTCTACTTCAAGACCGGTACCGCCTATTTGAGATCGGTCATAGGTCTGGACACCACCAACACGGATGCCGAGGGCAATCCGGAAGTCATCGACAAGACCGCTCTCGGCAAAGGGCTCACTATAACACCGAATATCCACACAGGCAGAGGCAAGGGCTCCAAGGCGTTTATCCAGAGCAGCACCGGTGCAATTCAGGTCATAGAGCAGGCCAACCCCGGAGTAACCAAAACAGGCAAGGTCTCCTGGCATGAAGAATAGAGTGTTGCCTCTGGCGCCTCGGGTGCGGCCGGAGGCAACCTCCTCTCATCCACCAGATGGCACGTTCAGGACACCTTTCTTGTAGGGCCACTACCTCACTGGGAGAAAAGCATGGCCATCAAAATTCCTTAAATGACCAAGCATATTTCTTAGCTGTTGAAACATGGCTATGTAGCTGCTTCGCGGATAATAAAAAGATGCTCTCCTCATAAGGAAGATTATGGTGGATACAGCGTATCAGTTCCACAGGTGACTTTGGTCTTGCACCAGGACCGCCGTGTATTTGCGGCAACAAAGATTTAATTCCTTCCTGGTTGAAACACTGATTATGAACTCCATTGATATTAGACATGCAGCCCGGTATTTTGCCCTCAGTGGTCCGCACCAGAAAATGACAATGATTGCCCACTAAACAGTAAACAACAACTTTTAGATTCCAGAGAATTGCCGTTTGCCGCACAATCCGCAGGAAATTTATGGTCTGTGCTGACAGCAATGTTGCCTTCTATTCGACCCCGGTTCGTGATATATTTTGAAAATCTGGTTATGCAATATGCAATGGTCCAGACATAATAATGAATATTTACTGCAATAGAACAAGAGCCAAAAGGAGACTCAACCCTATAATGGGAAAATTGCAGATCTGTATCACACTGACTTTGCTCGTCTTTCTTGTATTGGGGAGCAATATAATTGCCTCTGCCGATGTCAAACTCCTTGCTTCTGATGGCGCTCAGGACGACTGGTTCAGCTTCTCATTATCTGTGCACGGAGATGTGGCCCTGGTGGGGGCCTATGGTGACGACGACAACGGCAATGTTTCGGGGGCAGCCTATGTCTTCCGCTGGAACGGCAGCAGCTGGATGCAGGAGCAAAAACTACTTCCCTCTGATGGCGCCAAGGGTGACAAGTTTGGTTATTCGGTTTCCATCTGGAGAGATGTGGCCCTGGTATCGGCCCACGGCAACAGCGAGAATGGCAGGGATGCGGGGGCGGCCTACGTTTTCCGCTGGAACGGCAGCAGCTGGGTGCAGGAGCAGAAGCTCCTCCCTTCGGACCCCGTGGAAGATGTGCAATTCGGCCGCCCAGTATCAATTTGCGGAGACGTAGCGCTGGTGGGGGACCCTGGAGATTATCGCAATGGAGGAACCGGTTCAGGCGCGGCTTATGTCTTCCGCTGGAATGGCAGCAAGTGGGTGGAAGAACAGAAACTCATCTCCTCTGATATTGCAGGTGGTGACGCTTTCGGCGGAGGGCTTGCCGTCAACGGGGATGTTGCTCTAGTGGTGGCGTCAGGGGACGACGACAATGGAGACCACTCGGGTTCCGTCTACGTCTTCCGCTGGAACGGCAGCAGCTGGGTGGAAGAGCAGAAGTTCTTCCCTGTGGACGGCACTGTATTCACGGTGGCCATCAGCGGGGATGTTGCCCTGCTGGGGGCGCCCGGAGATGACGGCAAAGATATGTCCTCGGGGGCAGCTTACGTTTTTCGCTGGAACGGCAGCAGCTGGGTGCAAGAACAGAAACTGGTGGCCTCTGATGGCAAGCAAAATGACAGTTTTGGCTACTCGGTATCCATCAGCGGCAATTGGGCCCTGGTAGGAGCCCGTCGTGATGACGACAATGGGGAGGACTCGGGCTCGGCTTATGTTTTTCGCTGGAACGGCAGCAGCTGGGTGCAAGAACAGAAACTCCTCCCTTCTGACGGGGCAAAACTCGACTTTTATGGGAGATCAGTGGCTATCAGTGGAGATAAGATTCTGGTTGGAGCCTATCTTGACGATGACAAGGGCAATGATTCAGGTTCTGTTTATGTTTATACCCTGGCTGAAGGTGCTCCCCTGGAGCTGAGCTCCGTTGTCATCACCGGACCAACGGAGTTGAACGAGAACTCTGGTGCACAGTTCAATTGTGCAGCCTTTTACAATGACGGCACAAGCGCCAATGTGACCAACAGCGCCACCTGGAGTGAAAACTGTAGTCGGGCGCGCATCTCCAACAATGGGTTTTTCAGCACCTCTCTAGTTTGGGCCAATGAGTCCTGCTCTATCGCTGCAGCCTATGGCGGCAAATCAGGCACTCATTCTGTGACAATAATAGATACTGGAACTATGTCGATGCCCTGGATGCCCTTGCTGCTGCTCGACGATTGAGAGTGCTCCGCCCTGAGAATACAGGTTAGCACCGTCAGTAATTTCTAATTTTGCAGCCTGCGACATACTATGTTCTTACGGTGCCCAGGCAGCTGAAGAAAATGGCGGCATTGATGGGGAGAGCTGACCTACCCTTTCATATAGATTACTTACGAATCTCTGGCGGGCAAGTATGTCTTGATAGGGCAGCACTGATTTGAGGTGCAGTCAGTACAATTCCTCGGGTGACTTTGACAGCCGGCGGCAAAAGCGTATGAAGCAGCAAGGCGTGCACCTTTTGAAGAATACTTATCACCAACTTTGCTTTCTATAGCTGCGACCCTTCCAGGTATTCCTGGACGTCCCGCCCAGTAGGCATGTTTCAGTCCAGACGCCTTTGCCACAGCCACACACTTTTCCATCAAACTGCTGCCTGCGCCAGGGTGATTCTCCAGAACAAAGTTGGGTCTGAAGGCGAGAAAGCATACTGGTAGAGATGGATCGATGTCTGCTACGAATTC
It encodes:
- a CDS encoding FG-GAP repeat protein, yielding MGKLQICITLTLLVFLVLGSNIIASADVKLLASDGAQDDWFSFSLSVHGDVALVGAYGDDDNGNVSGAAYVFRWNGSSWMQEQKLLPSDGAKGDKFGYSVSIWRDVALVSAHGNSENGRDAGAAYVFRWNGSSWVQEQKLLPSDPVEDVQFGRPVSICGDVALVGDPGDYRNGGTGSGAAYVFRWNGSKWVEEQKLISSDIAGGDAFGGGLAVNGDVALVVASGDDDNGDHSGSVYVFRWNGSSWVEEQKFFPVDGTVFTVAISGDVALLGAPGDDGKDMSSGAAYVFRWNGSSWVQEQKLVASDGKQNDSFGYSVSISGNWALVGARRDDDNGEDSGSAYVFRWNGSSWVQEQKLLPSDGAKLDFYGRSVAISGDKILVGAYLDDDKGNDSGSVYVYTLAEGAPLELSSVVITGPTELNENSGAQFNCAAFYNDGTSANVTNSATWSENCSRARISNNGFFSTSLVWANESCSIAAAYGGKSGTHSVTIIDTGTMSMPWMPLLLLDD
- a CDS encoding radical SAM protein, producing MVAEARKINPDTRVNFDTNGYMTERSLERVLSFATSITYDLKAYDNELCLALTGASAKPILRNAELVGRHAKEKLWEYRILVIPGINEEDIKQLTEFVADIDPSLPVCFLAFRPNFVLENHPGAGSSLMEKCVAVAKASGLKHAYWAGRPGIPGRVAAIESKVGDKYSSKGARLAASYAFAAGCQSHPRNCTDCTSNQCCPIKTYLPARDS